A single Capra hircus breed San Clemente chromosome 13, ASM170441v1, whole genome shotgun sequence DNA region contains:
- the ENTPD6 gene encoding ectonucleoside triphosphate diphosphohydrolase 6 isoform X2, with translation MNGTDEGVSAWITVNFLTGSLKTPGRGSVGMLDLGGGSTQITFLPRLEGTLQTSPPSFLTSLQVFNRTYRLYSYSYLGLGLMSARLAVLGGEEGKPAEDGQELVSPCLSTGFRGEWTHAEVTYRIAGQEAAGSLYQLCARRVSEILRNKVHRTEEVKDVEFYAFSYYYDLATNVGLIDAEKGGSLVVEDFEIAAKYVCRTAETRPPPSPFLCLDLTYVSLLLQELGFPGDKVLKLTRKIDNVETSWALGATFHYIDSLSRHKSPTS, from the exons ATGAACGGGACTGACGAGG GTGTTTCCGCGTGGATCACCGTGAACTTCTTAACAG GCAGCCTGAAGACCCCCGGGAGGGGCAGCGTGGGCATGCTGGACCTAGGCGGGGGGTCGACCCAGATCACCTTCCTCCCAAGACTAGAG GGAACCCTTCAAACCTCGCCACCCAGCTTCCTCACGTCCCTCCAGGTGTTTAACAGGACCTACAGGCTCTACTCCTACAG CTACCTGGGGCTTGGCTTGATGTCGGCGAGACTGGCGGTACTGGGAGGCGAggaggggaagcctg CTGAGGATGGACAAGAGCTGGTCAGCCCCTGTCTGTCTACTGGTTTCAGAGGAGAGTGGACGCATGCTGAAGTGACGTACAGGATTGCAGGACAGGAGGCAG CGGGAAGCCTCTACCAGCTGTGCGCCCGCCGAGTGTCCGAGATCCTCCGAAACAAAGTGCACAGGACAGAGGAAGTGAAGGACGTGGAATTCTATGCCTTTTCCTACTATTACGACCTTGCCACAAACGTGGGCCTCATAG atgcagagaagggaGGCAGCCTTGTCGTTGAGGACTTTGAGATAGCGGCCAAGTATG TGTGCCGGACGGCGGAGACCCGGCCGCCACCCAGCCCCTTCCTGTGCCTGGACCTCACCTACGTCAGCTTGCTGCTCCAGGAGCTTGGCTTCCCAGGAGACAAAGTGCTGAAG CTGACCCGGAAGATCGACAACGTGGAGACCAGCTGGGCTCTGGGCGCCACTTTTCATTACATCGACTCCCTGAGCAGACACAAGAGCCCCACCTCGTAG
- the ENTPD6 gene encoding ectonucleoside triphosphate diphosphohydrolase 6 isoform X1, with the protein MRKIPNNGNLRMTKVAYPLGLFVCLFIYVAYIKWHWASATQAFLGIPEAATGARRGQQARSLPGAATHGPEVSYGIMFDAGSTGTRVHVFQFSRQPGETPTLTHETFKALKPGLSAYADDVEKSAPGIQELLDVAKQDIPFDFWKATPLVLKATAGLRLLPGEKAQKLLRKVKEVFEASPFLVGDDCVSIMNGTDEGVSAWITVNFLTGSLKTPGRGSVGMLDLGGGSTQITFLPRLEGTLQTSPPSFLTSLQVFNRTYRLYSYSYLGLGLMSARLAVLGGEEGKPAEDGQELVSPCLSTGFRGEWTHAEVTYRIAGQEAAGSLYQLCARRVSEILRNKVHRTEEVKDVEFYAFSYYYDLATNVGLIDAEKGGSLVVEDFEIAAKYVCRTAETRPPPSPFLCLDLTYVSLLLQELGFPGDKVLKLTRKIDNVETSWALGATFHYIDSLSRHKSPTS; encoded by the exons atgagaaaaataccAAACAATGGGAACCTGAGGATGACGAAGGTGGCGTACCCGCTGGGGCTGTTCGTGTGCCTGTTCATCTACGTCGCCTACATCAAGTGGCACTGGGCCTCCGCCACCCAGGCCTTTCTCGGCATCCCCGAAGCGGCCACGGGGGCCCGGAGGGGCCAGCAGGCCCGCAGTCTGCCAGGGGCGGCCACCCACGGACCTGAGGTCTCCTATGGCATCATGTTTGACGCGGGCAGCACCGGCACCCGTGTGCACGTCTTCCAGTTCAGCCGGCAGCCTGGAG AAACTCCCACCTTGACCCATGAAACCTTCAAAGCACTGAAGCCAGGTCTTTCTGCTTATGCTGATGACGTTGAAAAG AGCGCCCCGGGGATCCAGGAGCTACTGGATGTGGCCAAACAGGACATCCCCTTTGACTTCTGGAAGGCCACCCCCTTGGTCCTCAAGGCCACAGCTGGTCTGCGCCTGCTGCCAGGAGAGAAGGCTCAGAAGTTGCTGCGGAAG GTGAAAGAAGTGTTTGAGGCGTCGCCATTCCTCGTGGGGGACGACTGTGTTTCCATCATGAACGGGACTGACGAGG GTGTTTCCGCGTGGATCACCGTGAACTTCTTAACAG GCAGCCTGAAGACCCCCGGGAGGGGCAGCGTGGGCATGCTGGACCTAGGCGGGGGGTCGACCCAGATCACCTTCCTCCCAAGACTAGAG GGAACCCTTCAAACCTCGCCACCCAGCTTCCTCACGTCCCTCCAGGTGTTTAACAGGACCTACAGGCTCTACTCCTACAG CTACCTGGGGCTTGGCTTGATGTCGGCGAGACTGGCGGTACTGGGAGGCGAggaggggaagcctg CTGAGGATGGACAAGAGCTGGTCAGCCCCTGTCTGTCTACTGGTTTCAGAGGAGAGTGGACGCATGCTGAAGTGACGTACAGGATTGCAGGACAGGAGGCAG CGGGAAGCCTCTACCAGCTGTGCGCCCGCCGAGTGTCCGAGATCCTCCGAAACAAAGTGCACAGGACAGAGGAAGTGAAGGACGTGGAATTCTATGCCTTTTCCTACTATTACGACCTTGCCACAAACGTGGGCCTCATAG atgcagagaagggaGGCAGCCTTGTCGTTGAGGACTTTGAGATAGCGGCCAAGTATG TGTGCCGGACGGCGGAGACCCGGCCGCCACCCAGCCCCTTCCTGTGCCTGGACCTCACCTACGTCAGCTTGCTGCTCCAGGAGCTTGGCTTCCCAGGAGACAAAGTGCTGAAG CTGACCCGGAAGATCGACAACGTGGAGACCAGCTGGGCTCTGGGCGCCACTTTTCATTACATCGACTCCCTGAGCAGACACAAGAGCCCCACCTCGTAG